In the genome of Desulfovulcanus ferrireducens, the window CGCCGCGCTTTGCTCATGGCAATATCTTGCTGACGTGTCTTTTCGGGATCTTTTCCCAAATCACCTATGTGGGCAGCCACACGTGCCACCTTGACCCCCTCAATTACATCCTGTTCATTAGGGAGAGCCAAATGTTCGGCAGGCGTAATGTAACAGATCAAATCTGCACCGAATCGAGCAGACTGCGCCGCACCAATGGCTGCTACCACGTGATCGTAGCCGGCACCGACATCGGTTGGTAGAGGTCCGAGCATGTAGTAAGGGGCATAATTGCTCATGCGTTTCTGCAAAATGATATTGGCTTCAATCTCGTCCATGGGCACATGGCCGGGGCCCTCCACCATCATCTGACATCCCATGCGCAACCCTTCTTCAGCCAGTTCGCAATTGATCAAGAGCTCCTGGATCATGGCCCGGTCAAATGAATCGCCAATAGAACCGGCGCGAAGTCCATTACCCAGAGAGAGTACCACGTCATATTTCTTAAGAATTCCCACCACGCGATCAAAGTTTTCATAGAGGGGATTTTCTTTCTTGTTTGCTTTCATCCACGCCACCATGGAGGCGCCGCCCTTGCTCACCAATCCGCCATACCGGTATCCTTGTTTTTCCAGTCGTTCAAGCGTATAAAGATTAATACCACAGTGGATTGCCATGAAACTTATGCCGTCCTCGCATTGGCGTTCGATAAGGTCGAAAAGCATCTCCTCGTCCAACCGGTTTGGATCACCGTATTTAGCTGTCGCTTCACAAAATGCCTGATAAAGAGGGACATTTCCGACAGGAATGTCCACGGCTGCAAGTATTTCTCTACGTATTTTATCCAAATCCCCGCCTACTGAGAGTTCCATCAAGGTATCCGCCCCTGCTTCTTGAGCCGCAATGGCTTTGCGCACTTCTGCGTCGATATCTACGATATCCGTAGAGGTACCAATGGAGGCATTGATTTTGGTTGAGAGCCCCATGCCAATTCCAACAATCTTAGACTTTCTGTTCTTGTTCAGCGGCACAACGATCTGGCCTCTGGCTATACGTTCACGGACCAAATCAACGGACAGGCCTTCTGTTGCTGC includes:
- the thiC gene encoding phosphomethylpyrimidine synthase ThiC, which translates into the protein MLLSRRDNIAMERTQVEYAKEGTVTQVMETIAATEGLSVDLVRERIARGQIVVPLNKNRKSKIVGIGMGLSTKINASIGTSTDIVDIDAEVRKAIAAQEAGADTLMELSVGGDLDKIRREILAAVDIPVGNVPLYQAFCEATAKYGDPNRLDEEMLFDLIERQCEDGISFMAIHCGINLYTLERLEKQGYRYGGLVSKGGASMVAWMKANKKENPLYENFDRVVGILKKYDVVLSLGNGLRAGSIGDSFDRAMIQELLINCELAEEGLRMGCQMMVEGPGHVPMDEIEANIILQKRMSNYAPYYMLGPLPTDVGAGYDHVVAAIGAAQSARFGADLICYITPAEHLALPNEQDVIEGVKVARVAAHIGDLGKDPEKTRQQDIAMSKARRDSDWEGQFRNALFPEDAKKIRDDRSPSCDSKVCTMCGDFCANKASAKIFKEVLEKSPKA